Below is a window of Thermoproteota archaeon DNA.
TAGCAAATTCCATCCTTGGAGGAAAGCTTGTTTTAACTACATGTCCTTTCTCTGGTCTAAATGTTCCATCTGGAGCAGAAATTGTTTTGGAAGGCAAAATACTCAAGGATAAAACCCATCCCGAATGGATGGTTGAGATGCTTCAAACATATGATCACAAAAGAAACCAACCTGTCTTTGAACTAGAATCAATGTACTATAGGAATAACCCAATTTTCCATGACATTCTTTCAGGATTTGCAGAACACCGCCTACTCATGGGAATGCCAATTGAATCAAAACTTAATGGGGTTCTTAAGAAAACATTTCCTGAAACACAAAAAGTTTACATGACAAATGGAGGATGTAACTGGCTTCATGCTGTAGTTCAAATCAAAAAGAAAAAAGAATCTAATCCAAAAAAAATTATCCAGAAGACCTTTGAGGCTCATCGATCTCTAAAACAGGTGACAATAGTCGATTCTGATATTGATCCAAATTCATCAGATGCCGTTGAGTATGCAATGGCTACTAGATTTCAAGCTGATAAAGATCTAGTAATAATAAAAAATGTACGAGGATCTAGCCTTGACCCCTCTAGTGATCAAAAGAATTTGAAGACTGCAAAGATGGGAATCGATGCTACACGGCCATTATCAAAAAGACCAGAAGGATTTGAGTTAGCAAAAATTCCTAAAGCAGATAAAATCTCCCTCAAAGATTATCTGTAAAAGTTTCATTGTAAAATTCTATTAAAGTACTTTCGTAGAAATTATCAGTACACCCTTTATACTAAAATCACAAAGTAAAGACAATTGGAGCTCTCACCAGCTTACTGCCGTTGCTGGTCTTAAGTTCCAATTATCTAAAAATTATGTAATATCTAATTTGAACTGTTTTCATCGTAGCATTTTACACAAAGCATCCCAGCACATATGATTTGCTTGCTAAGGTCAACATTGCATTTTTTGCACTTTAAATTCATTCCAACTCCAAGACAAATTTTAGGTTATCATGC
It encodes the following:
- a CDS encoding UbiD family decarboxylase; amino-acid sequence: MSDLRTYISQIKKNHELRTIKKKVSTKYEIAALTAKADGNDALLFENIKESPFRLISNLVGTRKRFAQSVGSKEDDIHKKIIHAISNSKKPKITKLGKFMENKSNTISSLPIVTHFEKESGPFITSSIIYVKNPETGKQNSSFHRLMPIDKNHLSVRMVEGRHLHRCFTDAKEHGEDLKVAITIGVHPAISIAGAYQEEWGKDELNIANSILGGKLVLTTCPFSGLNVPSGAEIVLEGKILKDKTHPEWMVEMLQTYDHKRNQPVFELESMYYRNNPIFHDILSGFAEHRLLMGMPIESKLNGVLKKTFPETQKVYMTNGGCNWLHAVVQIKKKKESNPKKIIQKTFEAHRSLKQVTIVDSDIDPNSSDAVEYAMATRFQADKDLVIIKNVRGSSLDPSSDQKNLKTAKMGIDATRPLSKRPEGFELAKIPKADKISLKDYL